One Keratinibaculum paraultunense genomic window carries:
- a CDS encoding redox-sensing transcriptional repressor Rex produces MDKEKENRVSITVIRRLPKYYRYLGELLKKGINRVSSQELSELTGFTASQIRQDLNNFGGFGQQGYGYNVEGLYYQLGKILGLDRTYNTVIVGAGNLGQAIANYKGFEDAGFKVLSLFDKNPKLIGLKIRDIEIRDVDELEDFIKENNVEIGIITTPKENAQEIADIYMKSGIKGIWNFAPADLKVDDDVVIENVHLNESLFTLSYFLKNKSDYVKN; encoded by the coding sequence ATGGATAAAGAGAAAGAGAATAGAGTTTCAATAACAGTTATTCGGAGGCTGCCTAAATATTATAGATATTTAGGAGAATTACTAAAGAAGGGAATAAATAGGGTATCATCTCAAGAGTTGAGTGAATTAACTGGTTTTACTGCATCTCAAATAAGACAGGACTTAAATAATTTTGGTGGGTTTGGGCAGCAAGGTTATGGATACAATGTAGAAGGTCTATATTATCAGTTAGGAAAGATTTTAGGATTAGATAGAACCTATAATACTGTGATAGTTGGTGCTGGGAATTTAGGTCAGGCAATTGCTAATTATAAGGGATTTGAAGATGCCGGATTTAAAGTACTTTCTTTATTTGATAAAAATCCTAAATTAATAGGGTTAAAAATAAGAGATATAGAAATAAGAGATGTAGATGAGTTAGAAGATTTTATTAAAGAAAACAATGTAGAAATAGGAATTATAACTACTCCTAAAGAAAATGCTCAAGAAATTGCAGATATTTACATGAAAAGTGGAATAAAAGGAATTTGGAATTTTGCACCAGCTGATTTAAAAGTAGATGATGATGTAGTAATAGAAAATGTTCATTTAAATGAATCCCTGTTTACTTTATCTTATTTTTTAAAAAACAAATCCGATTATGTTAAGAATTGA
- a CDS encoding electron transfer flavoprotein subunit alpha encodes MAIKVIQEKCIGCGICVKTCPFDAIDMIDKKAVITDKCTICGNCLDVCPKDAIIREEEKEKIKGMNIDEYEGVWVFAEQRDGNLLNVVVELLGEGRKIADELGTELTAVLLGKDVDDIAERLIKYGADNVLYGDSEFLKVYTTDGYTKAICDLIEDRKPEIMLIGATNIGRDLGPRISARLRTGLTADCTKLEVDKENRRLLQTRPAFGGNLMATIICPNHRPQMSTVRPGVMEKAEYNEDRVGNIEKFTPDLKEEDIKAKVLEAIKEAKAQVKLEEAEIIVSGGRGLGSPEGFKLIEELAEKLGGVVGASRATVDAGWIDQSHQVGQTGKTVRPTLYIACGISGAIQHLAGMQESEVIIAINKDKDAPIFKVADYGIVGDLYEVLPELIKGLENIDSILENVN; translated from the coding sequence ATGGCAATAAAAGTTATACAAGAAAAATGTATAGGTTGTGGAATATGTGTCAAAACTTGTCCTTTTGATGCAATAGATATGATAGATAAAAAAGCGGTGATAACGGACAAATGTACTATTTGTGGAAATTGTTTAGATGTATGCCCTAAAGATGCAATAATAAGAGAAGAGGAAAAAGAGAAAATTAAAGGCATGAATATAGATGAATATGAAGGCGTTTGGGTTTTTGCTGAACAAAGAGATGGTAATTTATTAAATGTGGTTGTTGAATTACTTGGAGAAGGAAGAAAAATAGCTGACGAATTAGGAACAGAATTAACAGCTGTTCTTTTAGGTAAAGATGTAGACGATATAGCGGAAAGACTTATTAAATATGGTGCAGATAATGTATTATATGGGGATTCAGAATTTTTAAAGGTATACACTACTGATGGATATACTAAAGCCATATGTGATTTAATTGAAGATCGAAAGCCAGAAATAATGTTAATAGGTGCTACAAATATAGGGAGAGATTTAGGACCAAGAATTTCAGCAAGGCTTCGTACAGGTCTTACTGCTGATTGTACTAAATTAGAAGTAGATAAAGAAAATAGGAGACTACTTCAAACTCGTCCAGCTTTTGGTGGAAATCTTATGGCTACTATTATTTGCCCAAATCATAGACCTCAAATGTCCACAGTAAGACCAGGGGTAATGGAAAAAGCTGAGTATAATGAAGATAGAGTAGGAAATATTGAAAAATTTACTCCAGATTTAAAAGAAGAAGATATTAAGGCTAAAGTATTAGAAGCTATAAAGGAAGCAAAAGCACAAGTAAAACTTGAAGAAGCTGAAATCATAGTATCTGGAGGTAGAGGATTAGGTAGTCCTGAAGGATTTAAGCTAATTGAAGAATTAGCAGAAAAATTAGGAGGAGTGGTGGGAGCTAGTCGTGCTACAGTAGATGCTGGTTGGATAGATCAGTCTCATCAAGTAGGGCAGACTGGAAAAACTGTAAGACCTACCCTTTATATAGCTTGTGGAATTTCAGGAGCTATACAGCATTTGGCTGGCATGCAGGAATCTGAGGTTATTATTGCTATAAACAAGGATAAAGATGCACCTATATTTAAGGTAGCAGACTATGGTATAGTAGGAGATTTATATGAAGTGTTGCCAGAACTTATAAAAGGATTAGAAAACATAGACAGTATATTGGAAAATGTAAATTAA
- a CDS encoding acyl-CoA dehydrogenase, with protein sequence MNFNLTKEQEMVRDVMRKFAEEEVEPIAAEIDEESRFPRETVEKMARYNMLGIPFPVEYGGAGGDEIAYVIAVEELSKVCATTGVICSAHTSLGCWPIYRYGTEEQKQKYLRPLAKGEKLGAFALTEPNAGTDAAGQQTVAVLDGDNYILNGTKIFITNGGQADVYIVFAMTDKTKGTRGISAFIVEKDFPGFSIGKIEDKMGIRASSTAELIFRDCIVPKENLLGEEGQGFKIAMSTLDGGRIGIAAQALGIAEGALNETIKYVKEREQFGRPLAKFQGLQWMIADMATDIEASKLLVYRAAFNKANGLPYNKEAAMAKLFAATTAMDVTTKCVQLHGGYGYTKDYPVERMMRDAKITEIYEGTSQVQQMVISSNILR encoded by the coding sequence ATGAATTTCAATTTGACAAAAGAGCAGGAAATGGTAAGAGATGTAATGAGAAAATTTGCTGAAGAGGAAGTTGAACCTATAGCTGCAGAGATTGATGAGGAATCTAGGTTCCCGAGGGAAACAGTAGAAAAAATGGCTAGATACAATATGCTAGGCATACCTTTTCCTGTAGAGTATGGAGGTGCAGGTGGAGACGAAATAGCTTATGTTATAGCTGTAGAGGAGCTATCTAAGGTATGTGCTACTACTGGAGTTATTTGTTCTGCTCATACTTCTTTAGGATGTTGGCCAATATATAGATATGGCACAGAAGAACAAAAACAAAAATATTTAAGACCTTTAGCAAAAGGAGAAAAACTTGGAGCGTTTGCTTTAACAGAACCTAATGCAGGTACTGATGCAGCAGGTCAGCAAACCGTAGCAGTATTAGATGGAGATAATTATATATTAAATGGAACTAAAATATTTATAACTAACGGTGGACAAGCTGATGTATACATAGTATTTGCAATGACTGACAAGACAAAAGGTACTAGGGGAATATCAGCTTTTATAGTAGAAAAAGATTTTCCAGGTTTTAGTATAGGCAAGATAGAAGATAAAATGGGAATCAGAGCTTCTTCTACTGCAGAATTAATATTTAGAGATTGTATAGTACCAAAAGAAAACCTTTTAGGAGAAGAAGGGCAAGGATTTAAAATTGCTATGTCAACATTAGATGGAGGGCGAATAGGAATTGCAGCACAAGCATTAGGTATAGCGGAAGGTGCTTTAAATGAAACTATAAAGTATGTTAAGGAAAGAGAACAATTTGGGAGACCTTTGGCTAAATTTCAGGGGTTACAGTGGATGATAGCGGATATGGCAACAGATATAGAGGCGAGTAAATTATTAGTATATAGGGCAGCCTTTAATAAGGCTAATGGACTCCCTTATAATAAAGAGGCAGCTATGGCTAAATTATTTGCAGCTACTACTGCTATGGATGTAACTACAAAATGTGTGCAACTTCATGGAGGATATGGATATACAAAAGATTACCCTGTAGAAAGAATGATGAGGGACGCTAAGATTACTGAAATATATGAAGGAACATCTCAAGTACAGCAAATGGTTATTTCAAGTAATATATTGAGATAA
- a CDS encoding electron transfer flavoprotein subunit beta/FixA family protein codes for MNIIVCIKQVPDTNEVKIDPKTGTLIREGVPSIINPDDRNALEEALRIKDELEDVKVTVLSMGPPQAKLALVEAIAMGADEGILLSDRAFAGSDTLATSTALAAAIKFLGDFDLICCGRQAIDGDTAQVGPQIAEHLGISQITYVSELKLEGKKITAKRVLEDGYFVMQAELPALITAIKELNGPRYPSIRGIYEGFKGDKIRVLTAKDIGVDENIVGLNGSPTQVSKSFTPPERTRELEILEGSPEEQAKKLIARLKEEKLI; via the coding sequence ATGAACATTATAGTATGTATAAAACAAGTTCCTGATACTAATGAAGTAAAAATAGATCCAAAGACGGGAACTTTAATTCGAGAAGGAGTACCTAGTATTATAAACCCAGATGATAGAAATGCTTTAGAAGAAGCTTTAAGAATAAAAGATGAGTTAGAAGATGTAAAAGTTACAGTACTTAGTATGGGACCACCTCAAGCTAAATTGGCATTAGTTGAGGCTATAGCTATGGGAGCAGATGAAGGTATATTGCTAAGTGATAGAGCTTTTGCAGGTTCTGATACATTGGCTACATCTACAGCGTTGGCAGCGGCAATTAAATTTTTGGGAGATTTTGATTTGATTTGCTGTGGTAGGCAAGCTATAGATGGAGATACTGCACAAGTGGGTCCTCAAATAGCTGAGCATTTGGGAATATCACAAATTACTTATGTAAGTGAATTAAAATTAGAAGGCAAAAAAATAACGGCTAAAAGGGTTCTTGAAGATGGATACTTTGTTATGCAGGCAGAATTACCAGCTTTAATTACTGCAATAAAAGAATTAAATGGACCTAGGTACCCATCTATAAGAGGGATATATGAGGGATTTAAAGGTGATAAAATAAGGGTTTTAACAGCTAAAGATATAGGTGTGGATGAAAATATTGTAGGATTAAATGGTTCACCTACACAAGTAAGTAAATCCTTTACACCTCCTGAAAGAACGAGAGAATTAGAAATACTTGAAGGAAGTCCTGAAGAACAAGCAAAGAAATTGATTGCAAGATTAAAAGAAGAAAAATTAATATAG